A single genomic interval of Rhodopseudomonas palustris harbors:
- the sseA gene encoding 3-mercaptopyruvate sulfurtransferase, which translates to MTAHTDPLVSTDWLAERLGDPSVKIIDASFKMPGVLPLPADDYLAAHIPGAVFFDVDAVSDHASSLPHMYPSADQFARDVEALGISSGDTVVAYDAGGWVAAPRAWWMFLSFGHANIRILDGGLKKWVAEGRPTEAGKPTITPGRFGAKLDPSFIRSRDQLVANLDSGAEQVIDARAAPRFEGSVAEPRPGLRAGHIQGSRNLPYNELFDAATGTMKPLAELRQAFERAGLDLGRPVVTSCGSGVSAAVLTLALYRLGVRGSALYDGSWSEWGLQDGPPVATGPAA; encoded by the coding sequence ATGACGGCTCACACCGATCCCCTGGTTTCCACCGACTGGCTTGCCGAGCGGCTCGGCGATCCCTCCGTCAAGATCATCGACGCCAGCTTCAAGATGCCCGGCGTGCTGCCATTGCCGGCGGACGACTATCTCGCCGCGCACATTCCGGGCGCGGTATTCTTCGACGTCGATGCGGTGTCGGATCACGCCAGTTCGCTGCCGCACATGTATCCAAGTGCCGATCAGTTCGCGCGCGACGTCGAGGCGCTCGGCATTTCCTCGGGCGACACTGTGGTTGCCTATGACGCTGGTGGTTGGGTCGCGGCACCGCGGGCGTGGTGGATGTTCCTGTCGTTCGGTCACGCCAACATCCGCATTCTCGACGGCGGCCTGAAGAAATGGGTGGCCGAGGGCCGGCCGACCGAGGCGGGCAAGCCGACGATCACGCCGGGCCGCTTCGGCGCCAAGCTCGATCCGTCGTTCATCCGCAGCCGCGATCAACTGGTCGCCAATCTCGATAGCGGGGCCGAGCAGGTGATCGACGCACGCGCCGCGCCGCGGTTCGAGGGCAGCGTCGCCGAGCCGCGTCCTGGCCTGCGGGCCGGTCACATCCAGGGCAGCCGCAATCTGCCCTACAACGAGCTGTTCGACGCTGCGACCGGCACCATGAAGCCGCTCGCTGAACTGCGGCAGGCGTTCGAGCGGGCAGGGCTCGATCTCGGCCGGCCGGTGGTCACGAGCTGCGGCTCCGGTGTGTCGGCGGCGGTGCTGACGCTGGCGCTGTATCGGCTCGGCGTGCGCGGCTCGGCGCTGTACGACGGCTCGTGGTCGGAATGGGGCCTTCAGGATGGCCCGCCGGTCGCGACCGGTCCGGCGGCGTAA
- a CDS encoding rhodanese-like domain-containing protein — translation MPQTITRGIKAMLDEANSSIETLTTADAIALHKSGASDVVIVDIRDPREIERDGKIPGSFSCTRGMLEFWIDPQSPYAKPIFQEDKKFVFYCAGGLRSALAAKTAQDMGLKPVAHIEGGFGAWRDAGGPIEAWVPKKK, via the coding sequence ATGCCTCAGACCATCACCCGCGGCATCAAGGCGATGCTCGACGAAGCCAATTCCTCGATCGAGACGCTGACGACCGCGGACGCGATCGCGTTGCACAAGTCCGGCGCCAGCGACGTGGTGATCGTCGACATCCGCGACCCGCGCGAGATCGAGCGCGACGGCAAGATCCCGGGCTCGTTCTCCTGCACCCGCGGTATGCTGGAATTCTGGATCGATCCGCAGAGCCCCTACGCCAAGCCGATCTTCCAGGAAGACAAGAAGTTCGTGTTCTATTGCGCCGGTGGTTTGCGTTCGGCGCTCGCCGCCAAGACCGCGCAGGACATGGGACTGAAGCCGGTCGCTCATATCGAGGGCGGTTTCGGCGCCTGGCGCGATGCCGGCGGCCCGATCGAAGCCTGGGTGCCGAAGAAGAAGTGA
- a CDS encoding L,D-transpeptidase family protein, producing the protein MMNKRLLTLLASAAVVAAGTSAALAQSYPSTPGAYIGQAGEDRPGLPNFDSIDDEDAPTARQSATLPPPGPVTSPGDPRYGGSAAPVYSNAAPQGPVMSPDDPRYGRPMGAPTYSNAAPAAGPQGPVMSPDDPRYGRPTGATSYSNAAPGAAPQGPVMSPDDPRYVRPMGPPSVIYSDRGDGGVRPPAGVGGGAPSAQPGADGRPMQVSALPPEEQPDADQTVQLPPNLRRQEVDFATKEPAGTIVVDTANTHLYYVLGNGRAIRYGVRVGRDGFTWNGVQKISRKAEWPDWHPPAEMIERQPYLPRFMAGGPGNPMGARAMYLGSTVYRIHGTNQPSTIGKFVSSGCIGMLNDDVSDLFERAKVGTRVVVLPGSPPKNTATAQAQPAMAPGGQSPALPPAPLPGAQPTSVAPLPAPVTIR; encoded by the coding sequence ATGATGAACAAGCGCTTACTGACGTTGCTGGCGTCCGCTGCTGTGGTCGCCGCGGGAACCTCCGCCGCGCTCGCGCAGAGCTATCCCTCGACCCCCGGCGCGTATATCGGGCAAGCTGGCGAGGACCGTCCAGGCCTGCCCAATTTCGACAGCATCGACGACGAGGACGCGCCCACGGCGCGCCAGTCCGCGACGCTACCGCCGCCCGGTCCGGTGACCTCGCCGGGCGATCCGCGCTACGGCGGTTCGGCCGCGCCGGTCTATTCCAATGCCGCCCCGCAAGGCCCGGTGATGTCGCCGGACGATCCGCGCTACGGCCGCCCGATGGGCGCCCCGACCTATTCCAACGCGGCGCCGGCCGCGGGCCCGCAGGGGCCGGTGATGTCGCCCGATGATCCGCGTTACGGCCGCCCGACGGGCGCAACGAGCTATTCCAACGCGGCACCGGGCGCCGCGCCGCAGGGACCGGTGATGTCGCCGGATGATCCCCGCTACGTCCGTCCGATGGGGCCGCCGTCGGTGATCTATTCCGATCGCGGTGACGGTGGCGTGCGTCCGCCGGCTGGTGTCGGCGGCGGCGCGCCGTCGGCTCAGCCCGGCGCCGATGGCCGGCCGATGCAGGTCTCGGCGTTGCCGCCGGAAGAGCAGCCGGACGCCGATCAGACCGTGCAGCTGCCGCCGAACCTGCGCCGGCAGGAGGTCGATTTCGCCACCAAGGAGCCGGCCGGCACCATCGTGGTCGATACCGCCAACACTCATTTGTATTACGTGCTCGGCAACGGCCGCGCGATCCGCTACGGCGTCCGTGTCGGTCGTGACGGGTTCACCTGGAACGGCGTGCAGAAGATCTCCCGCAAGGCGGAGTGGCCGGATTGGCATCCGCCGGCCGAGATGATCGAGCGCCAGCCCTATCTGCCGCGCTTCATGGCCGGCGGTCCGGGCAACCCGATGGGCGCCCGCGCGATGTATCTCGGCTCGACCGTGTACCGCATCCACGGCACCAACCAGCCGTCGACGATCGGCAAGTTCGTGTCCTCGGGCTGCATCGGCATGCTGAACGACGACGTCAGCGATCTGTTCGAGCGCGCCAAGGTCGGCACCCGCGTTGTGGTGCTGCCGGGCTCACCGCCGAAGAACACTGCCACCGCTCAGGCGCAGCCCGCGATGGCGCCGGGCGGGCAATCCCCGGCATTGCCGCCGGCTCCGCTGCCGGGCGCACAGCCGACGTCGGTGGCGCCGCTGCCGGCACCGGTCACGATCCGCTAA
- the tam gene encoding trans-aconitate 2-methyltransferase yields the protein MADWNAEQYLKFEDERTRPARDLLAQVPTTAPRKVADIGCGPGNSTALLVERWPEASVIGVDTSADMLRQARERLPQHKFIEANVAHWAPPAGTDVLFANAVFQWVPDHLKQLRRLLSGLDSGGVLAVQMPDNLDEPSHIMMREVALQEPWRHQLSKAAELRDTLPKPSVYYDALKPLCGRLEIWRTVYNHALDGPEAIVEWVKGTGLRPFIDPLELPERKTYLAAYTARIAAAYPAQADGQVLLRFPRIFIVAVK from the coding sequence ATGGCTGACTGGAATGCCGAGCAATATCTGAAATTCGAAGATGAGCGGACCCGCCCGGCGCGGGATCTGCTGGCGCAGGTGCCGACCACGGCGCCGCGCAAGGTCGCCGACATCGGCTGCGGGCCGGGCAATTCCACCGCGCTCCTGGTCGAGCGCTGGCCCGAGGCTTCGGTGATTGGCGTCGATACCTCCGCCGACATGTTGCGCCAGGCCCGCGAGCGGCTGCCGCAGCATAAGTTCATCGAGGCCAATGTCGCGCATTGGGCGCCGCCGGCTGGGACCGACGTGCTGTTCGCCAATGCCGTGTTCCAATGGGTCCCCGACCATCTCAAGCAGCTCAGACGCCTGCTGTCGGGGCTCGACAGCGGCGGCGTGCTCGCGGTGCAGATGCCGGACAATCTCGACGAGCCGTCGCACATCATGATGCGCGAGGTCGCGCTGCAGGAGCCGTGGCGGCATCAGCTGTCCAAGGCCGCCGAGCTGCGCGACACGCTGCCGAAGCCGAGCGTGTATTACGATGCGCTGAAGCCTTTGTGCGGTCGGCTGGAGATCTGGCGCACCGTCTACAACCACGCGCTCGATGGCCCTGAAGCGATCGTCGAATGGGTCAAGGGCACGGGGCTGCGGCCGTTCATCGATCCGCTCGAACTGCCGGAACGAAAAACCTATCTGGCTGCCTATACGGCGCGGATCGCCGCGGCGTATCCCGCGCAAGCCGACGGCCAGGTGCTGCTGCGGTTTCCGCGGATCTTCATCGTGGCGGTGAAGTAA
- a CDS encoding diguanylate cyclase produces MSTATLVVAMFVVALGACVLGLVVWKGYDSHKIALAQSETEMRNLSHSLAEHATHTFQGADVVLDDIVSFMKWRPHPSPVFNERLRALADNLPQLSDVAILDADGQLTYASVKPVPVLDNSDRSYFRYHRANDDHTLLITGPIQSRTSGVWVFVVSRRLETADGKFFGVVVATIESEYFSTFYKTFDLGPGGSISLLHSDGRLLIQWPSLQTGRDLANMALFQKALPRSPDGYYLTVSPFDGLTKYLAYRRVSRYPLVVTVARTEDSVLSGWREAVRSDAVVATAMLACVVLLAAGLAAQLRTRQEVQNLLRERDAHYRLIDTNMGDVIVLTDEVGILRFVSMSVETVLGLKADRLVGRLWTVLVHPDDVPFVEAVGAGLPDSPAGLCVEFRMRCPEGRLVWLEANFAYTRNEDGPTDCVVSTLRDITRRKAMEKEVEALNARLAELARTDGLTGLPNRRSLDGFVARVITSSPTLSVLMIDVDDFKGFNDHFGHQGGDDALRQLGHLFGGLVASVHGFAARYGGEEFTIVLPGADAVAAVDFAESLQAAVRRLAIRNPASARGYLTVSIGIACGTAPCDSTVLLRDADIALYEAKRRGRDCCVTAATAFVDDAAPLQPEQPSASADTTS; encoded by the coding sequence GTGTCCACCGCGACCCTGGTCGTCGCCATGTTCGTGGTGGCGCTCGGCGCGTGCGTGCTCGGGCTGGTGGTGTGGAAGGGCTACGACTCGCACAAGATCGCGCTGGCGCAGAGTGAAACCGAGATGCGGAATTTATCGCACTCGCTCGCCGAGCACGCGACGCACACATTCCAGGGCGCCGACGTGGTGCTCGATGACATCGTGTCGTTCATGAAGTGGCGCCCACATCCGAGCCCGGTCTTCAATGAGCGGCTGCGCGCGCTCGCCGACAACCTGCCGCAGCTGTCCGACGTCGCGATCCTGGACGCCGACGGTCAGCTGACCTACGCTTCGGTGAAGCCGGTGCCGGTCCTCGACAACTCCGACCGGAGCTACTTCCGCTATCACCGAGCCAATGACGACCACACATTACTGATCACCGGGCCGATCCAGTCGCGAACCTCCGGCGTGTGGGTGTTCGTCGTCAGCCGCCGCCTCGAAACCGCCGACGGGAAGTTCTTCGGCGTCGTCGTCGCGACCATCGAGAGTGAATACTTCAGTACATTCTACAAGACGTTCGATCTCGGCCCCGGCGGCAGCATCAGCCTGTTGCACAGCGATGGCCGCCTGCTGATTCAATGGCCGTCGCTGCAAACCGGGCGCGACTTGGCAAATATGGCGCTGTTCCAGAAGGCGCTGCCCAGGAGCCCGGACGGTTACTACCTGACGGTGTCGCCGTTCGACGGCCTGACCAAGTATTTGGCGTACCGGCGCGTCAGCCGCTATCCGCTGGTGGTGACGGTGGCGCGGACCGAGGATTCGGTGCTCTCCGGCTGGCGCGAGGCGGTGCGTTCCGACGCTGTCGTGGCGACCGCGATGCTGGCCTGCGTCGTGCTGCTCGCCGCAGGCCTTGCAGCACAACTGCGCACCCGCCAGGAAGTGCAAAACCTGCTGCGCGAGCGCGACGCCCACTATCGGCTGATCGACACCAACATGGGCGACGTGATCGTGCTCACCGACGAGGTCGGCATCCTGCGGTTCGTCTCGATGTCGGTCGAGACCGTACTCGGCCTGAAGGCCGATCGACTGGTCGGTCGGTTGTGGACCGTGTTGGTGCACCCTGATGACGTGCCGTTCGTCGAGGCGGTCGGCGCGGGGCTGCCGGATTCGCCGGCTGGATTGTGCGTTGAGTTCCGGATGCGCTGTCCCGAGGGCAGGCTGGTCTGGCTCGAAGCCAATTTCGCCTACACACGGAATGAGGACGGCCCCACCGATTGCGTCGTCAGTACCTTGCGTGACATCACGCGGCGCAAGGCGATGGAGAAAGAGGTCGAAGCCCTCAATGCCCGCCTGGCGGAATTGGCGCGGACCGACGGCCTCACCGGCCTGCCCAACCGCCGATCGCTCGACGGCTTCGTCGCCCGCGTGATCACTTCGTCCCCGACGCTCTCGGTGCTGATGATCGACGTCGATGATTTCAAAGGCTTCAACGACCATTTCGGCCATCAAGGCGGCGACGACGCGCTGCGGCAGCTCGGTCATCTGTTCGGCGGGTTGGTCGCCAGCGTTCATGGCTTCGCGGCGCGCTACGGCGGCGAGGAATTCACGATCGTGCTACCGGGTGCGGATGCGGTAGCGGCAGTGGATTTCGCCGAAAGCCTGCAGGCTGCGGTGCGCAGGCTCGCGATCCGCAACCCGGCGTCGGCTCGCGGCTACCTGACCGTCAGTATCGGCATCGCCTGCGGCACCGCACCGTGCGATTCCACTGTGCTGCTGCGAGACGCCGACATCGCGCTGTATGAAGCCAAGCGGCGCGGCCGCGACTGCTGCGTCACCGCGGCCACCGCGTTTGTCGATGACGCCGCGCCGTTGCAACCGGAGCAGCCTTCGGCCTCAGCCGACACCACCTCGTAG
- a CDS encoding BrnT family toxin, which produces MIDLSRVVGFDWDDGNLRKSVEKHDVGQLEAESVFMNRPLLLQEDAKHSGSERRLHALGRTTAGRLLHVTFTLRADETLIRIISARDMSRRDRSSYEKA; this is translated from the coding sequence ATGATCGACCTGAGCCGCGTCGTCGGCTTTGATTGGGACGACGGCAATCTCCGCAAGAGCGTGGAGAAACACGACGTCGGCCAATTGGAGGCCGAAAGCGTGTTCATGAATCGACCGCTTCTGCTGCAAGAAGACGCCAAACACAGCGGCTCGGAACGCCGGCTCCATGCTCTGGGTCGCACCACAGCAGGACGCCTGCTGCACGTCACCTTTACGCTGAGAGCCGACGAGACCTTGATACGTATCATCTCCGCGCGCGACATGAGCCGAAGGGACAGGAGCAGTTATGAAAAAGCTTAA
- a CDS encoding vWA domain-containing protein has protein sequence MFLQFFTSLRDAQVPVTLREYLTLMEALDADLADQSVENFYYLSRAALVKDERNLDKFDRVFGATFKGLENLLDAMDKAEIPAEWLKKLAEKYLSEEEKKQIEAMGWDKLMETLKKRLEEQKKRHQGGNKWIGTAGTSPFGAEGYNPEGVRIGQEKSRHQRAVKVWDKREFKDLDGNVELGIRNIKVALRRLRKFARTGAPDELDLDTTIRETANHGYLDVHMRPERRNAVKVLVFFDIGGSMDSHVAQVEELFSAAKSEFKHMEYFYFHNCLYEGVWKQNKRRFTDRTPTWDVLHKFPHDYKVVFVGDASMSPYEIMVPGGSVEHVNEEAGHVWLERVLRTYPHAVWLNPVAQRHWDYSESTTIIRRLFSERMYPITIEGLEGAMRELVR, from the coding sequence ATGTTCCTTCAATTCTTCACGTCGCTGCGCGACGCCCAGGTTCCGGTCACGCTTCGCGAATATCTGACGCTGATGGAGGCGCTCGACGCCGACCTCGCCGATCAGAGCGTGGAGAATTTTTACTACCTGTCGCGCGCCGCACTGGTGAAGGACGAGCGCAATCTCGACAAATTTGATCGGGTGTTCGGGGCCACCTTCAAGGGCCTGGAAAACCTGCTCGACGCGATGGACAAGGCGGAGATCCCAGCCGAATGGCTGAAGAAGCTCGCCGAGAAATATCTCAGCGAGGAAGAGAAGAAGCAGATCGAGGCGATGGGCTGGGACAAGCTCATGGAAACGCTGAAGAAGCGCCTCGAGGAGCAGAAGAAGCGCCACCAGGGCGGCAACAAGTGGATCGGCACCGCCGGCACTTCGCCGTTCGGCGCGGAGGGCTACAATCCGGAAGGCGTGCGGATCGGCCAGGAAAAGAGCCGGCACCAACGCGCCGTGAAGGTCTGGGACAAGCGCGAGTTCAAGGATCTCGACGGCAACGTCGAGCTCGGCATCCGCAACATCAAGGTGGCGCTGCGCCGCCTGCGCAAATTCGCCCGCACCGGGGCGCCGGACGAACTCGATCTCGACACCACGATCCGCGAGACCGCCAATCACGGCTATCTCGACGTGCATATGCGGCCCGAACGCCGCAATGCGGTGAAGGTGCTGGTATTCTTCGATATCGGTGGCTCGATGGACAGCCACGTCGCTCAAGTCGAAGAGTTGTTCTCCGCGGCGAAGAGTGAATTCAAGCACATGGAATATTTTTACTTCCACAACTGCCTGTACGAAGGCGTGTGGAAGCAGAACAAGCGCCGCTTCACCGACCGTACCCCGACCTGGGACGTGCTGCACAAATTCCCGCACGACTACAAAGTGGTGTTCGTCGGCGACGCGTCGATGTCGCCGTACGAGATCATGGTGCCGGGCGGCTCGGTCGAGCACGTCAACGAAGAAGCCGGCCACGTCTGGCTGGAGCGGGTACTGCGCACCTATCCGCACGCGGTGTGGCTGAATCCGGTGGCGCAGCGTCATTGGGACTACTCGGAATCCACCACCATCATCCGCCGGCTGTTCTCGGAGCGGATGTATCCGATCACGATCGAGGGCCTGGAAGGCGCGATGCGCGAGCTGGTGCGCTGA
- a CDS encoding TIGR00645 family protein encodes MSMTPETPLPPKGLGLRPIPMLIFGSRWLQLPLYVGLIVAQGIYVVLFLKELWHLFQHSFDFSEQQIMLAVLGLIDVVMISNLLVMVIVGGYETFVSRLNLRGHPDEPEWLSHVNASVLKIKLAMAIIGISSIHLLRTFIEAGNLGAAGKVGGYTETGVMWQTIIHTVFILSAIGIAWVDRISNLATEEAKAHAGH; translated from the coding sequence ATGTCGATGACACCCGAGACGCCGCTGCCGCCGAAAGGCCTGGGGCTGCGGCCGATCCCCATGCTGATCTTCGGTTCGCGCTGGCTGCAATTGCCGCTGTATGTCGGCCTGATCGTCGCGCAGGGCATCTACGTCGTGCTGTTCCTGAAGGAGCTGTGGCATCTGTTCCAGCACTCCTTCGACTTCAGCGAGCAGCAGATCATGCTGGCGGTGCTGGGGCTGATCGACGTGGTGATGATCTCGAACCTCCTGGTGATGGTGATCGTCGGCGGCTACGAGACCTTCGTGTCGCGGCTCAACCTGCGCGGCCACCCCGACGAGCCGGAATGGCTCAGCCACGTCAATGCCAGCGTGCTGAAGATCAAGCTGGCAATGGCGATCATCGGCATCTCGTCGATCCATCTGCTGCGGACCTTCATCGAAGCCGGCAACCTCGGCGCAGCCGGCAAAGTGGGTGGCTACACCGAGACCGGTGTGATGTGGCAGACCATCATCCACACCGTGTTCATCCTGTCGGCGATCGGCATCGCCTGGGTCGACCGGATCTCGAATCTGGCAACCGAAGAAGCCAAGGCGCACGCCGGACATTGA
- a CDS encoding AAA family ATPase, with protein MKFTGTKDYVATDDLKVAVNAAIVLERPLLVKGEPGTGKTVLAEEVAKALNAPLLTWHIKSTTKAQQGLYEYDAVSRLRDSQLGDPRVSDIKNYIKRGKLWEAFTHEGRPVLLIDEIDKADIEFPNDLLLELDRMEFHVYETGETIRADKRPIVVITSNNEKELPDAFLRRCFFHYIKFPDADTMQAIVDVHFPGIKQRLVEEALKIFFEVRDVPGLKKKPSTSELLDWLKLLLNEEMSPEQLRERDPRKLIPPLHGALLKNEQDVHLFERLAFLSRREV; from the coding sequence ATGAAGTTCACCGGCACCAAGGATTATGTGGCGACCGACGACCTCAAGGTCGCCGTCAATGCGGCGATCGTGCTCGAACGGCCGCTCCTGGTGAAGGGCGAGCCTGGCACCGGCAAAACGGTGCTGGCGGAGGAAGTGGCCAAGGCGCTGAATGCGCCGCTGCTGACCTGGCACATCAAGTCGACCACCAAGGCGCAGCAGGGTCTGTACGAATACGACGCCGTCAGCCGCCTGCGCGACAGCCAGCTCGGCGATCCGCGCGTCTCCGACATCAAGAACTACATCAAGCGCGGCAAGCTGTGGGAGGCGTTCACCCACGAGGGGCGCCCGGTGCTGTTGATCGACGAAATCGACAAGGCCGATATCGAATTTCCGAACGACCTGTTGCTCGAACTCGACCGCATGGAATTCCACGTCTACGAGACCGGCGAGACGATTCGCGCCGACAAGCGGCCGATCGTGGTGATCACCTCGAACAACGAGAAGGAACTGCCCGACGCCTTCCTGCGCCGCTGCTTCTTCCACTACATCAAGTTCCCCGACGCCGACACCATGCAGGCGATCGTCGACGTCCACTTCCCCGGCATCAAGCAGCGGCTGGTCGAAGAAGCGCTCAAGATCTTCTTCGAAGTCCGCGACGTGCCCGGCCTGAAGAAGAAGCCGTCGACCTCCGAACTGCTCGACTGGCTGAAGCTGCTGCTGAACGAAGAAATGAGCCCGGAACAGCTCCGCGAGCGCGACCCGCGCAAGCTGATACCACCGCTACACGGTGCGCTGCTCAAGAACGAGCAGGACGTCCACCTGTTCGAACGGCTGGCGTTTTTGAGCCGGCGGGAAGTGTAG
- a CDS encoding GlsB/YeaQ/YmgE family stress response membrane protein, producing the protein MGIDSILVWLLVGAIAGWLAGLIVRGGGFGLVGNVVIGIVGAVVAGWLLPFLGVNLGVGIFRAIINSAIGAVIVLVLLAMIRRA; encoded by the coding sequence ATGGGGATCGATTCCATTCTGGTCTGGCTTCTGGTCGGCGCAATCGCCGGCTGGCTTGCCGGGCTGATCGTTCGCGGCGGCGGTTTCGGATTGGTCGGCAACGTCGTGATCGGCATTGTCGGCGCCGTTGTCGCTGGCTGGCTGCTGCCGTTCCTCGGCGTCAACCTCGGCGTTGGAATTTTCCGCGCGATCATCAATTCCGCGATTGGCGCCGTGATCGTGCTGGTGCTGCTGGCGATGATCCGCAGAGCCTGA
- the ettA gene encoding energy-dependent translational throttle protein EttA has product MARQFVYFMQGLTKAYPTRKVLDNVHLSFYPDAKIGVLGVNGAGKSTLLKIMAGIDKEYTGEAWVAEGARVGYLEQEPQLDPALTVRENVMLGVAKQKAILDRYNELAMNYSEETADEMTALQDQIESAGLWDLDSKVDQAMDALRCPPDDADVTKLSGGERRRVALCKLLLDQPDLLLLDEPTNHLDAESVSWLESHLRNYPGAILIVTHDRYFLDNVTSWILELDRGRGIPYEGNYSSWLVQKQKRLLQEGREDAAHQKTLEREQEWIASSPKARQAKSKARYQRYEELLAKASEKQTQTAQIIIPVAERLGNNVVDFEHLTKGFGDKLLIDDLTFKLPPGGIVGVIGPNGAGKTTLFRMITGQEKPDQGTITVGETVHLGYVDQSRDSLDAKKTVWEEISGGNELILLGKKEVNSRGYCSAFNFKGGDQQKKVGSLSGGERNRVHLAKMLKSGANVLLLDEPTNDLDVDTLRALEEALEDFAGCAVIISHDRWFLDRIATHILAFEDDSHVEWFEGNFQDYEKDKMRRLGQDAIIPHRAKYKKLTR; this is encoded by the coding sequence ATGGCTCGCCAGTTCGTCTATTTCATGCAGGGTCTGACCAAGGCCTATCCGACCCGCAAGGTGCTGGATAACGTTCATCTGTCGTTCTACCCGGACGCCAAGATCGGCGTGCTCGGCGTCAACGGCGCCGGTAAATCGACCCTGCTGAAAATCATGGCGGGGATCGACAAGGAATATACCGGCGAAGCCTGGGTCGCCGAGGGGGCCCGCGTCGGCTATCTCGAACAGGAGCCGCAGCTCGATCCCGCGCTCACCGTGCGCGAGAACGTCATGCTCGGCGTCGCCAAGCAGAAAGCGATCCTCGATCGCTACAACGAGCTGGCGATGAACTACTCGGAAGAGACCGCCGACGAGATGACCGCGCTGCAGGACCAGATCGAGTCCGCCGGGCTGTGGGATCTCGACAGCAAGGTCGATCAGGCGATGGACGCGCTGCGCTGCCCGCCCGACGACGCCGACGTCACCAAGCTGTCGGGCGGTGAGCGCCGCCGCGTCGCGCTGTGCAAGCTGCTGCTCGACCAGCCCGATTTGCTGCTGCTGGACGAACCGACCAACCATCTCGACGCCGAGTCGGTGTCGTGGCTGGAAAGCCATCTGCGCAACTATCCGGGCGCAATCCTGATCGTCACCCACGATCGCTACTTCCTCGACAACGTGACGTCGTGGATTCTCGAGCTCGATCGCGGTCGCGGCATTCCCTACGAGGGCAACTACTCGTCCTGGCTGGTGCAGAAGCAGAAGCGGCTGCTGCAGGAAGGCCGTGAGGACGCGGCGCACCAGAAGACGCTGGAGCGCGAGCAGGAGTGGATCGCCTCGTCGCCGAAAGCCCGGCAGGCCAAGTCCAAGGCGCGCTATCAGCGCTACGAGGAACTGCTCGCCAAGGCCTCCGAGAAGCAGACCCAGACCGCCCAGATCATCATCCCGGTGGCCGAGCGGCTCGGCAACAACGTGGTCGATTTCGAGCACCTGACCAAGGGGTTCGGCGACAAGCTGCTGATCGACGATCTGACCTTCAAGCTGCCGCCGGGCGGCATCGTCGGCGTGATCGGCCCGAACGGCGCCGGCAAGACCACGCTGTTCCGCATGATCACCGGGCAGGAGAAGCCCGACCAAGGTACCATCACCGTCGGCGAGACCGTCCATCTCGGCTATGTCGACCAATCGCGCGACAGCCTCGATGCCAAGAAGACGGTGTGGGAGGAGATTTCCGGTGGAAACGAGCTGATCCTACTCGGCAAGAAGGAAGTCAATTCGCGCGGCTACTGCTCGGCGTTCAACTTCAAGGGCGGCGACCAGCAGAAGAAGGTCGGCTCGCTGTCGGGCGGTGAACGCAACCGCGTCCACCTCGCCAAGATGCTGAAGTCGGGCGCCAACGTGCTGCTGCTCGACGAACCGACCAACGACCTTGACGTCGACACCTTGCGTGCGCTCGAAGAAGCGCTGGAGGATTTCGCCGGCTGCGCCGTGATCATCAGCCACGACCGCTGGTTCCTCGACCGTATCGCGACACACATCCTAGCCTTCGAGGACGATAGCCACGTCGAGTGGTTCGAAGGTAACTTCCAGGACTACGAGAAGGACAAGATGCGCCGGCTGGGTCAGGATGCTATCATCCCGCACCGCGCGAAGTACAAGAAGCTGACGCGCTGA
- the brnA gene encoding type II toxin-antitoxin system BrnA family antitoxin, whose product MKKLKPIPSFKSEAEERLFWETNDSSDYLDWSKAERVTFPNLKPSTTSISIRLPTELLEQIKVAANKRDVPYQSLIKMWLSEKVG is encoded by the coding sequence ATGAAAAAGCTTAAGCCCATCCCCTCCTTCAAATCGGAAGCTGAGGAACGGCTGTTCTGGGAGACGAACGATTCGAGTGACTATCTCGACTGGAGCAAAGCCGAGCGTGTCACTTTCCCAAACTTGAAACCGTCAACGACGTCCATCTCGATCAGACTGCCGACGGAGCTCCTGGAGCAGATCAAAGTCGCCGCCAACAAGCGCGACGTGCCGTATCAGTCGCTGATCAAGATGTGGCTGAGTGAAAAGGTCGGATAG